Proteins encoded in a region of the Tetrapisispora phaffii CBS 4417 chromosome 12, complete genome genome:
- the TPHA0L02360 gene encoding uncharacterized protein has translation MSNQQKKVYSSSNGFPYSHHPGGSILSRPDGSIILQDLHLIENIAHFDRERIPERVVHAKAAGCKFEFELTDSLSDITYAAPYQTVGYKCPGMIRISVVTGSAGGADTVRDPRGFSFKFYTKWGIHDWVFNNTPIFFIRDGLKFPQFIHTQKKDPQTHLDASEDSTNSWDFFTQNLESIHQLVYLYGPRGIPKSWSEMNSYSGHTFKMINDKGETTYVNFHVKSDVGFPNLSSEEGVQLAGSHPDYNIAKLFNKLKKGEKPTFTCYIQTMTPKQAEEFRYSINDLTKVWPHKQFPLRKFGKITLTGNPENYFQEVEQLAFSPSNTCIPGIEPSNDNVLQTRLFAYPDTQRYRLGANYEQLEANRPRNLNGAAASVCPYASSNFQRDGKATYFNQGNLPNYISGQSNAELEYKALTTEDFCKNKYKGAVTAEDLAKYIAEQEIARNAHETIINNKIPGYYSVSGISPLDLEQPRDLYERIYTEQEKKDMVAAIVGSASNIPNLKLQTTVSQYFGLVNSDLGKAIADGLNIEWVPVDLETYINDVVGRATPK, from the coding sequence ATGTCAAaccaacaaaaaaaagtCTATTCCTCATCCAATGGGTTCCCATACTCACACCATCCAGGTGGATCAATATTGTCAAGACCTGATGGTTCGATCATATTGCAGGatcttcatttaattgaaaacattGCACATTTTGACAGAGAGAGAATACCAGAAAGAGTTGTTCATGCCAAGGCTGCTGGTTGTAAATTCGAGTTTGAATTAACTGATTCCTTAAGTGATATAACATATGCTGCTCCATATCAAACTGTTGGTTACAAATGTCCAGGTATGATTCGTATATCCGTTGTTACCGGATCTGCTGGGGGTGCTGATACTGTTAGAGATCCTAGAGGCTTCTCTTTTAAGTTCTATACTAAATGGGGCATTCATGATTGGGTTTTTAACAATACaccaatttttttcattagaGATGGTCTAAAGTTCCCTCAATTTATTCATACTCAAAAGAAGGATCCACAAACTCATCTGGATGCTTCAGAAGATTCGACTAATTCGTGGGATTTTTTTACTCAAAACTTGGAAAGTATTCACCAACTTGTTTATCTTTATGGACCAAGAGGTATTCCAAAATCATGGAGTGAAATGAACAGTTATTCTGGCCACACTTTCAAGATGATCAATGATAAGGGTGAAACAACATACGTTAATTTCCACGTCAAGTCTGATGTTGGCTTTCCAAATTTAAGCAGTGAGGAAGGTGTTCAATTGGCAGGATCTCATCCAGATTATAATATTGCTAAGTTATTcaacaaattaaaaaaaggTGAAAAACCAACTTTTACTTGTTATATACAAACTATGACCCCAAAGCAAGCCGAAGAATTTAGGTACTCAATTAACGATTTGACAAAAGTTTGGCCACATAAGCAATTTCCATTGAGAAAATTTGGTAAAATAACTTTAACTGGTAATCCTGAAAATTACTTCCAAGAAGTTGAGCAACTAGCTTTCTCTCCATCAAACACGTGTATCCCTGGAATCGAACCATCTAATGATAACGTCCTGCAGACTAGATTATTTGCCTACCCTGATACTCAACGTTACAGATTAGGGGCTAACTACGAGCAATTGGAAGCTAATAGACCAAGAAATTTGAACGGTGCTGCGGCTAGTGTTTGCCCATATGCATCTTCTAATTTTCAAAGAGATGGTAAAGCTACTTATTTTAACCAAGGTAATCTGCCTAACTACATATCTGGTCAATCCAATGCAGAGCTTGAATATAAGGCTTTGACTACCGAAGACTTCTGCAAGAATAAGTACAAGGGTGCTGTAACTGCAGAAGATCTGGCAAAGTATATTGCAGAGCAAGAAATTGCCCGTAATGCTCACGaaactattattaataataaaatccCAGGTTATTACTCTGTCAGTGGTATTTCTCCATTAGATCTTGAGCAACCCAGAGATCTATATGAGAGAATATATACAGaacaagaaaagaaagacaTGGTGGCCGCTATTGTCGGTAGTGCAAGTAACATTCCAAACTTAAAATTACAAACTACAGTTTCCCAATATTTCGGTTTAGTGAACAGCGACTTGGGTAAAGCTATTGCAGATGGCTTAAATATCGAATGGGTTCCCGTTGATTTAGAAACCTACATCAATGATGTCGTTGGTAGAGCCACTccaaaataa